Genomic segment of Syntrophales bacterium:
ACATTCGTCATTGTTTTAACCCTTTCTTTCTACATGATTTAACCCAGAATCAGAAAAAAGCAAGTAAAATAACAAATCCAAAAATAGACATTGACCCTTCCAACACAGTAGGATAGGCGTCCCGCCTGTCCATAATGGTGAATCGCCGCAGACAGCCGAGACGGCTGTCCTACGGGGTGTGAAGAACAGCCTTTATTTTAGTCTATTTTAGGGACAAAGAATAATTACAGCCCCTAAGATGCTTTAAGGATTATATTTCTTGAAGGTGAGGGTAACGATATGATAAGGGTACTTTCCATGAAATATCGAACAAAGAGGGAGATGTTTTAAAATGAGAGAAGTTGACACCATTATATCAGGGGGAAGGGTTCTCTTGTTGGACGAAAAGGGTTCACGGATTGAAAATGGGTACATAGCGATAGATGGGGACGAAATCGTCGCTGTCGGAAAAGCTGAAGAGATAAAAGCCAAATTCGACGGGCGCAAAATAATCGATGCCAGGAATTCTCTCGTCATGCCCGGCCTTGTAAACTGTCACACCCACGCGGCCATGACATGCTTCAGGGGAATCGCCGATGATCTTATTTTAGAGGACTGGCTGAACAACTACATATTGCCCGCAGAGGCAAAAAACCTGGATAAAGAGCTGGCTTACTGGGGAAGCCTGCTCGCATGCGCTGAAATGATCAAATCCGGGACAACCACCTTTTGTGATATGTATATCTTCGAAGATGAGACTGCAAAAGCAGCTCACGAGACAGGAATGAGATGCCTTGTCGGAGAAGTTCTCTATGATTTTCCGTCTCCCAGTTACCCAACACCCAAGGAGGGGTTGAATTATACGAGAATGCTCATTGAAAAATGGCAAGATGATCCCTTAGTGAGCATTGTCGTTGAACCCCACTCACTCTATACCTGTTCTCCCGATCTTCTCAAAGACGCCAAGGCCCTGGCAGACGAATACAAAGTACCACTGGCAACCCACCTTCTTGAAACCTGGCACGAGCGGGAAGATCTTTTCCGAAAATTAGGCAAAAATGCAACTTCCTTTCTGAAAGAAATTGGATACCTTAATGACCGATTTATCGCCTTTCACTGCGTTGCCACTGTCGATGAAGATATTCAATTGTTCGCCGATTACGGCTGCAAAATAGTCAGCCTTCCCGAAAGCAATATGAAACTTGCCTCCGGAGGCGCCCCCGTACCTGATATGATGAGCCGCGGCGTCGTTGTAGGGCTCGGCACTGACGGCTGTGCCAGCAATAACAACCTGGACATGTTTCAGGAGATGGATATGGCTGCCAAATTCCATAAGGTCATCAAGCTCGATCCGACAGTCATGGATGCGGAAACAGTTGTAAGGATGGCAACCCGCGAGGGGGCCAAAGTTCTCGGGATGGAAAACCTTGTGGGTTCCCTTGAGGTCGGTATGAAGGCAGATATTATTATAATAGGGTTAAACAAACCTCATTTAACCCCGATGTATCATGAATATTCCCACCTCGTTTATGCTGTCAATGGGTCCGATGTCGATACCGTTTTGATAAACGGGAAAGTTGTTATGAAAAACCGACAACTTTTGACCATAAACGAACGCGAAGTTATGGAAAAAGTAAAAAAAATAGCAAACCGTGTAAAAAAGAGCCTGATAACAACAAAATGAAAAGAATTGGTGAACTCGATATCCTTATTACCGGTGGAACGGCACTCACCATGTCAGAAAAGATGGAGGTGATTGAAAATCCCCGTATAGGCATAAAGGATAGAAAGATAGTCTTCGCAGAAAAGGAAACAGGCCGGCCGGCCCGGTACAAAGCAAAGGAAACGATAGACGCCTCCGGGTCAATTATCATGCCCGGCCTTATAAATACCCACATCCATTCGCCGATGGTCTGTTTCAGGGGGCTTGCTGATGACCTCCCCCTTATGGAGTGGTGGAATAATCACATCTTCCCCGCGGAGTCGAAGCATGTAAACAGGGAAATGGTATACCATGGAGCGATGCTTGCGATAGCAGAAATGATACTCTCCGGCACGACAACATTTTCCGATGTTTATTTTTACGAAAGCAGTGTTGCCCGGGCGGCGATCGATTCCGGGATACGTGCTCTATCAACCCAGGGTATCATCGACTCCCCTGCCCCGAACAATCTTGAACCTTCAAGAAAAATAGAGATCGCCGAAAAATTCATCAAAAAATGGACTGGGGTATCTCCCTTAATCACACCTGCATTATCCTGTCACACCCCCTTCACCTGTTCGACCGAAACACTCACTCTCATCAAGGAGGTTGCGAGAAAGGCGAATGTGCCATACATGATCCATCTGGCCGAAACGATAGACGAAACAAAAATAATCAGGGAAAGATACGGCACCACACCGGTACGTTATCTCCACAGACTTGGCATTCTTGATGATTTCACTATTGCCGTCCACTGTGTCTGTATAGACAAAGAAGAGATCGATATATTAGCCGATTGTGGCGTAAAGGTATCCCATAATCCTGAAAGTAATATGAAACTGGCATCAGGGGTTGCACCAATCCCGAAACTGCTCAAAAAGGGCGTCACAGTGGGACTGGGTACCGACGGATGCGCAAGCAATAATGACCTGGACATGTTCAGGGAGATGGATACCGCGGCCAAGATACACAAGGCCACAACGGGAGATCCCACGGTCATGGATGCAAAAACCGTATTAAGAATGGCAACTATTGAGGGAGCAAAGGTGTTAAACCTCGAAGACAAAACAGGCTCAATCGAGGCGGGAAAATGTGCCGATATAATCATCCTCGACATGCAAAAACCTCATCTCACACCCCTGTACAATTACTATTCCCAGATCGTCTATTCTGCCTCAGGCTCCGATGTGTCAACATCAATTATTGACGGAAAAATCGTGATGAAGGAAAGACGCCTCCTCAACATGGACATCGAAAGCATCATGGAAAGAGTACGAAAGATAGCGGATGTCATTTCCAGCAATAATTTATAATGTCGTTTTCTCCTTGACACTGAACTGCCTCTTCATTTATACTTCGCACGACTAAAATAGATTCTGTATCTATATCTGTTTGTTATTGTTAATTTATTTGTCTTTTAGTAAAGGTTACGATGGGTTATATCAAAATAATTGTTGGAGTCATCGGTGGGCTGGGATTATTTATTTACGGAATGTACCTTTTGAGTGACTCGCTTAAGAAACTGTCGCTGAATTACCTTAAGACGTTACTCGAAAAGATGACTTCAAACAGAATTAAAGCAATGCTCGCCGGTCTTTTTGTTACCTCCGTTATTCAGAGTTCAAGCGCAACCTCCGTAATTATCATAGGATTTTTGAATGCAGGAATTATTAGCCTGGCCGCGGCTATAGCTGTTATGATTGGAGCCAATGTAGGTACCACAGTAACCGCCCAGTTGATCGCATTTAAACTTACAACTGTAGCTCCTCTGTTCGTATTTGTCGGGGCCATAACTTTCTTTTTTGCAAAGAAAAATAAAAATAAAAATAAAGGGCTGGCTCTATTAGGCTTCGGTCTCTTGTTTTTAGGGCTTACGATGATGAGCTCTGCCGTCAAGCCCCTTGCTGATAACGAAGCAACAAGAAATGTCTTCATAAGCTT
This window contains:
- a CDS encoding amidohydrolase, encoding MREVDTIISGGRVLLLDEKGSRIENGYIAIDGDEIVAVGKAEEIKAKFDGRKIIDARNSLVMPGLVNCHTHAAMTCFRGIADDLILEDWLNNYILPAEAKNLDKELAYWGSLLACAEMIKSGTTTFCDMYIFEDETAKAAHETGMRCLVGEVLYDFPSPSYPTPKEGLNYTRMLIEKWQDDPLVSIVVEPHSLYTCSPDLLKDAKALADEYKVPLATHLLETWHEREDLFRKLGKNATSFLKEIGYLNDRFIAFHCVATVDEDIQLFADYGCKIVSLPESNMKLASGGAPVPDMMSRGVVVGLGTDGCASNNNLDMFQEMDMAAKFHKVIKLDPTVMDAETVVRMATREGAKVLGMENLVGSLEVGMKADIIIIGLNKPHLTPMYHEYSHLVYAVNGSDVDTVLINGKVVMKNRQLLTINEREVMEKVKKIANRVKKSLITTK
- a CDS encoding amidohydrolase, whose product is MKRIGELDILITGGTALTMSEKMEVIENPRIGIKDRKIVFAEKETGRPARYKAKETIDASGSIIMPGLINTHIHSPMVCFRGLADDLPLMEWWNNHIFPAESKHVNREMVYHGAMLAIAEMILSGTTTFSDVYFYESSVARAAIDSGIRALSTQGIIDSPAPNNLEPSRKIEIAEKFIKKWTGVSPLITPALSCHTPFTCSTETLTLIKEVARKANVPYMIHLAETIDETKIIRERYGTTPVRYLHRLGILDDFTIAVHCVCIDKEEIDILADCGVKVSHNPESNMKLASGVAPIPKLLKKGVTVGLGTDGCASNNDLDMFREMDTAAKIHKATTGDPTVMDAKTVLRMATIEGAKVLNLEDKTGSIEAGKCADIIILDMQKPHLTPLYNYYSQIVYSASGSDVSTSIIDGKIVMKERRLLNMDIESIMERVRKIADVISSNNL